In a single window of the Jaculus jaculus isolate mJacJac1 chromosome 9, mJacJac1.mat.Y.cur, whole genome shotgun sequence genome:
- the LOC123463557 gene encoding DNA-directed RNA polymerases I, II, and III subunit RPABC4-like: MTATRLATETQKGVQPPKKQPMIYICGDCHPQNEIKFRDPVRCRQCGYRIMYQKRTKRLVAFDVR, encoded by the exons ATGACAGCCACA AGATTAGCAACGGAAACCCAGAAGGGGGTCCAACCCCCAAAGAAGCAGCCAATGATCTATATATGTGGAGACTGTCACCCCCAAAATGAAATCAAATTCAGGGATCCAGTCAGATGTAGACAGTGTGGATACAGAATAATGTACCAGAAAAGGACAAAAAGATTGGTAGCTTTTGATGTTCGATGA